GGTGTGGTCTCTTGTGGTCCTCTTTGTCTCTTTCCTCTGTTGATCGTTTTATTTACTGTTTCTATCTTTCCACACTCGGCCTGACGTTATCGACGTTTGCTGTAACGTGACTTCCTTGCAGATATGGCGACTGTGGTTTCTCAAGTGGCTGTGAACCTAGAGAAGCCTGTAGACAGGGAGAAGGTATGTTGGCGTCTTATTTGCTGTTTCTCCTGTCAAAGTCGAAGAATTGCATATTACTAGATCTGTCCTTTGCTTCTGCGAGTTTTCTGTGCGAATGGCAGACATAACCCCATATCTGATTACATGAGGGGTGGAGTTCCAGCTAATGAGCTTCAGATGTACACATGGTGATTACATATTTGTTCTGTCCTTTGATTAGGATCCATAAGGTTACAAGCAGTAAGTAGGAATTTAAGGATGGATTGTACCCTTCGAGAACTGACGTCGTTGATTAAAGAAGTGAACCCAGACGCTCGTCGACGTGGAACTACGTTTGACTTTGCGATAGGTATACaaccgtttttttctttcagttctcACTAACCAGCTTGTGCAGTGATCACCTACTTGTGTTGAGAAACATATTTTAGTGAGCTCCGTAGCTTTTCGTGAGTTTTACAAGGACTGACCACTTGTATACTGAGTAATATGCTGAGCATTTTTACTTGAGAAAAGTTGAGTGTTAGTTCGCAAAGGTCACTTCTAAATCCGTTTTATCCTGCTCTCAAACAAGTTTAGTTCATAGTCCAGCCATGTAAGAACAAAAATCTGTCCAAAATTGGTGAATTATTGCGCATTCAAGGGGTGTGTTACATTATGCTTACCTAAGGAATTGGAATTTATTGTCCATATCTGATTCCGTTATAGTGGCACCTGATCGGATGAACAATCGTTACACAATTCGCGATATTGGTAACACCATGAATGGCCAGAGAGGTGTTGACGATGGCAAGTCGGTACGAACCTGATTTGTTGCTCTCTTTTAAATTATctagttgtttgttgtttatctAGTTCTTGCAAAGTTTTATGAAATCAAAGAACAATCTCATATCATATATAGTCAACTGTGGTGCTTATAAGGGTCGCCATTATGCTTTATAACTACCGAAGCCTCATATCCAAGTAGTTTATGCTCCGATCAATTGGTGTACCTTATTTTTGTGTCTCGCCTTGGAGATAGCAATTTTAGCTAGCGAAATATTAGGAGAAGGGCATCTTTATTGCGAAGTGTAAAGCGCCAAAGTGAACGATCCTCTACAGTAGTGTTGATCGTTGTTGTTATCGAAAAAAGAAGGCATGAGAAACGACATTGACCTTTTACGAATTCGCTGTTTTTGAAGTGCATGGGAGGACTCTAGTTTTCACTACGTCAGAATTCTAGTTTTATTTTGTCTAGTATGAATATTTAAACGTAGATAAGTTTACAGCATTTCGAACATCTTTATTCAGTTGACCGATTGATCCTAATATATTATAAGTGAGCAATACATGCTTCAGTCAAGCCAGCAAGCAAAAGAGAGTGgtgaaaggaaggaaaaaaaggataatcaGAATAAGAACAGAAATTCATAGTCCAGAACTTGAGTTGAAATAAGTTAATGAATAatcaaaaaggagaaagtaCTTGAAAGTTGGTCCTCGTAACCATTGGAGTAGGCAAACATCCCATCGAAACATCCATACGACATTTAATGTGAAAAGTAGCTTAGCCACTAACATATAATCGTactatgtttttaaaaaagatcaGAAACAGATTTTAGATAGTTTTTTGCATCGTACTAATCCGCTTGTGTGAGGATTTGCCTTGAGTAGCTCCGATTCATGAAGAATTCTGCTGCTAGATATGTAGACATTGaccaaaatttgttttttttttttcgagttagTTGCTTCCTTTACTGGTGCTTACTCTTGGTAATAGTATCAAAATAATGTGGGAATAGAATGGTTTCCGTGACATGCCGTCTTACATCTTGCCTTCTATCTTAGTTTAAATCGATGCaaaattcgacttttttttttggttattttaCTTACACCATTGATTAGCCTGGCTCATCTACAATAATGAATTCCGAGTTAGTTTCTGATCTTGACTATTCGGTGGCTCACAATTTGTTTGAGTTTTCAATTGCATGGAAATCACTTCGTCCTCACTGATCAACACATTGATTTAGGGGATTAACAATTACAATAACATTTGTTTTGTACTTGACTGGCAGATCAACAGATTAATTAATTCCGAAACTTCGTTTAAGGGTAAAGATTgattcgttttgttttgtagtAAAGAGCGCAGGTTTTTCACGGGTTACATATGTTCTGAAGTTTGTTGTTAGATGAAGCAATTGCAGAAAGTGTTGGAGTTTTCTACATGAGGTAACCTATAAGGGCCTCATACACGCTAAACCAGACTATGATGCGAATCGCAAGCATGAGGACAGCATATCTGTCTTGCAATATTTGCAAATATGAAGATAGAAGGAATGGTTTTAATCTAACAACCCGCAATCATACCAATGAAACCTGCATTCTCGTGCTGATGAACTTCTTTCTTCGAGCGGTTCTTCGAAGATGTAATTTGGATCCAACTATTTTCACATGATAAGCAGGAGAATACAGCTTTTCTTCCTTATAGTCTTGAAATTGCGACCAATTTCTTAGGATAAACTTCCTTCTATGTCTAATTGCTTTCTTCTTTACTTCTGCTGCTTTATCATCTACAACACTAATTGTTCAGCTGTCGATGTGCAAGTTCGAAATTGGAGATTTTATTGATGTCGCCATCACTATGCCTGGAGTGGGACCAGGACCTGTTAGAAGGTATTCATCTATCATTTCATAAATATTATTGTAACAATAGTTGTGTAATAGTGTCTCAAATTATGAGTGGAAATCTTGCTTCCAAGAAATTTAAACTTTGTACCACTCAGATATGGATCCTTCGGTGGACCGATGAGGCGCAACGGCGATGATTTTGACAGAGAGAGGAGAAGGTTCAGCCCTACTAGGGACAGATACTGACGAGAAGTTGATCTCTATTGTTGCGTCTGTTAACGCAGAAAATTCTCTATCCATCGGGATAATTGCTTATCAATCTTGTTTCTTGTTATTTCGAATCCGCATCCATTATATTTGCTGATATTCGGCTCTTCTATTCCTCCGGCTATGATTGTATTTGCCGAAATAAATGTTTGTCCAAATTCATGTGCAATTCACTACAATTCGCTTCATAGAGATGATTGCTAGATTGGAATAATCGATTCGTGGGCATACGAGTTGCCTAGTGCATAGAACCCTTTTCACTGTCATCCCTTATACGAAACAGAATTCTCTCCGCATATATCATTTGTTTCTATCAAATACTACGAACATTTTTCGCGAAACACACGATCACATTTTAGTACCTAGCCGCTTTTTGAGAGAGGGAAAAATGTCCAGGCAGTGACAATGTGTGCTGGTGACAGTATAATGGAATCTGAACTCAAAAATGATTGCTATGTTTCGATAGGGGTCTTCTTGTTGGGTTAAGTGATATGAAAttgaggagagaaaggagaaattagTACTGTATTTCATGTTCTAGGATGTGCAACTGTATGCGGAGATATTATATCACATTTTACCCCTTCCTATACAACGCGTCGCGTCTCATGTGAATGCGAGCACTAAGCTCTCTCTACAGCATGCGGAAAATTCCCCGGACCTCCTTACCTTTTGCTTCTTATAGTTTCCATTATTGTCTTCATTTGGTAGTGCATGAGTAGTCTTACACTTCTTTAGTGGGGTTAGGGCGCTTTTTACTTTGTAGGATTTTGGTTCCTgccctttttttcgctttcaaaTCCTCCCTAATTCAGAGTTTCTCCTGATCCCAGAGTTTTTCCTTAAGGACTTTAGTTTGCAGCAACTGAATTTATGCCCCGCTTTTTGTGCAGCTGAACATGCTTAGCTTTCGTCTAGTTCAGATTTTGGATATTACTATGATTTCGACTACAACAAATGCTACACATTAACACTCAAAAAGGAGAATAAAATGAATCTCCACAAGCTAAAATATTAGAGGCGCCTTAGgagtaaaagcaaaaaaaaaaagacaaaacaagACGGGAGGAACTTTGTTACGAATGCGTAGTCCTATTCAAGTATTAGTgtataaaaatgaagcaaaatcaTGAAAGCAAGAAGAGAGGTCTGAAGAGTTTTCTAACTAGTGTGCAGAAAGCTCTGTACACGCTTTCATCGAGAACGCTACGCATCGTCACGTTACTTCCTATTTCACAATGGCTGTACTTGCTCTATAGTATAAAATCGGCGCACATACGTCACAGTAACCTGATGGGGGAACGGAACTGCTAACAGTGGCAC
This window of the Necator americanus strain Aroian chromosome III, whole genome shotgun sequence genome carries:
- a CDS encoding hypothetical protein (NECATOR_CHRIII.G11524.T1); translation: MATVVSQVAVNLEKPVDREKICPLLLRVFCANGRHNPISDYMRGGVPANELQMYTWMDCTLRELTSLIKEVNPDARRRGTTFDFAIVAPDRMNNRYTIRDIGNTMNGQRGVDDGKSLSMCKFEIGDFIDVAITMPGVGPGPVRRYGSFGGPMRRNGDDFDRERRRFSPTRDRY